One segment of Paenibacillus rhizovicinus DNA contains the following:
- a CDS encoding thymidylate synthase, producing MSNSEQQYLNLLRHVLEHGAKKEDRTGTGTLSVFGYQMRFDLQAGFPLLTTKRVPLKLIASELLWFMKGDTNIRYLLQHKNHIWNEWAFKKWVESDAYTGPDMTNFGLRSQQDEEFNRLYEEQAKLFIDRILNDEGFAAEFGDLGNVYGKQWRRWETSQGETIDQLKNVIAEIKRNPDSRRLIVTAWSPEDATPQRSALPPCHTLFQFYVADNKLSCQLYQRSGDIFLGIPFNIASYALLTHMIAQECGLEVGEFVHTIGDAHIYLNHLEQIDTQLAREPRALPVLKLNPDVASVFDFEVGDIKVDGYDPHPSIKAPVAV from the coding sequence TTGAGTAACAGCGAACAGCAATATCTGAACCTGCTCCGGCACGTTCTGGAGCATGGCGCGAAGAAGGAAGACCGGACCGGTACGGGGACTTTGTCGGTATTCGGCTACCAAATGCGCTTTGATTTGCAGGCGGGATTTCCGCTTCTGACGACCAAACGTGTGCCGCTGAAATTAATCGCAAGCGAGCTGTTGTGGTTTATGAAGGGCGATACGAACATTCGTTACCTCTTGCAGCATAAGAATCATATTTGGAACGAATGGGCGTTTAAGAAGTGGGTAGAGAGCGATGCCTATACAGGACCGGATATGACGAATTTCGGACTGCGTTCCCAGCAGGACGAGGAATTCAATCGTCTATATGAGGAACAAGCGAAGCTGTTCATCGACCGGATCTTGAACGACGAAGGCTTCGCAGCCGAGTTCGGCGATCTCGGCAATGTGTACGGGAAACAGTGGCGCAGATGGGAAACGTCGCAGGGCGAGACGATCGACCAACTGAAGAACGTCATCGCGGAGATCAAACGCAATCCGGATTCGCGGCGGTTAATCGTGACGGCTTGGTCGCCGGAAGACGCGACGCCGCAGCGTTCCGCGCTGCCGCCTTGCCATACGTTATTCCAGTTCTACGTGGCGGACAACAAGCTGTCCTGCCAGCTGTACCAGCGGAGCGGCGACATTTTCCTCGGTATCCCGTTCAATATCGCCAGTTACGCGCTGCTCACGCATATGATTGCGCAGGAATGCGGTCTAGAGGTCGGCGAATTCGTGCATACGATCGGGGACGCGCATATTTATTTGAACCATTTGGAACAAATCGATACGCAGCTTGCCCGCGAGCCGCGAGCATTGCCGGTGCTGAAGCTGAACCCGGATGTCGCATCCGTATTCGATTTCGAGGTTGGCGATATCAAGGTGGACGGCTATGACCCGCATCCTTCCATTAAAGCGCCGGTAGCGGTCTAA
- a CDS encoding dihydrofolate reductase, which translates to MKITMIAAMAEDRVIGVNNEMPWHLPAEMAHFRRSTTGKTIVMGRKTLESFGGALKNRRNVVLTRSEAYRPDGAETVHSVEEAMTRFGGEEELMIIGGAQVYSQFLPYADKLLLTEVHAAFEGDARFPVVDESEWQAVNREFHAKDEKNAYDFTIITYIRVQRQDESRV; encoded by the coding sequence ATGAAAATTACGATGATTGCCGCCATGGCCGAAGATAGAGTCATCGGCGTCAATAATGAGATGCCTTGGCATTTGCCTGCGGAGATGGCGCATTTCCGGCGCTCGACGACAGGCAAGACGATCGTTATGGGCCGCAAAACGCTTGAATCGTTCGGAGGAGCGCTGAAGAACAGACGAAACGTCGTGCTGACCCGCAGCGAAGCTTATCGGCCTGATGGAGCGGAGACGGTTCATTCTGTCGAAGAAGCAATGACGAGATTCGGCGGCGAAGAAGAGCTGATGATCATTGGCGGCGCGCAAGTGTACAGCCAATTCCTGCCCTACGCAGACAAGCTGCTGCTCACCGAAGTCCATGCCGCATTCGAAGGCGACGCACGTTTCCCGGTAGTCGACGAATCGGAATGGCAGGCAGTAAACCGCGAGTTCCATGCGAAAGACGAGAAGAATGCCTATGATTTTACGATCATTACTTATATTCGCGTTCAGCGGCAGGATGAAAGTCGCGTTTAA
- a CDS encoding glutamate synthase subunit beta: MSTPTGFMDYKRELPADRDPLERIKDWNEFHKHFSDDQLKTQGARCMDCGTPYCHTGIELPGGTSGCPVNNLIPEWNNLIYRGLWREALDRLHKTNNFPEFTGRVCPAPCEGSCTVGLIGDSVTIKTIESAIIDKGFEEGWVVPQPPHMRTGKKVAVVGSGPAGLATAAQLNKAGHTVTVYERADRIGGLLTYGIPTMKLEKHIVQRRVDLLEAEGVNFVTNAEVGTNVPAEQLMNEFDAIVLCGGATKARDVEIEGRDLKGVHLAMDYLNGTIKSYLDSNLEDGNYINAEGKDVIVIGGGDTGTDCVATALRHGCKSVTQFGTHAKAPLTRDNDKNPWPQFPNVYTLDYAQEEARALYGEDPRAFSVLTKKFVGDENGNLKELHTVQIQRTVDETGRKIYQEIPGTEKVWPADLVMIAVGFEGPENTLIQKLGLEQDRRSNVKAAYGKYQTSVDKVFAAGDMRRGQSLVVWAINEGREAAREVDRYLMGTTMLP, from the coding sequence ATGTCTACACCTACTGGATTTATGGACTACAAACGCGAATTGCCCGCTGACCGCGATCCGCTGGAGCGGATTAAGGATTGGAATGAATTTCATAAGCATTTCAGCGACGATCAGTTAAAAACACAAGGCGCGCGCTGCATGGACTGCGGAACGCCGTACTGCCATACTGGCATCGAATTGCCAGGCGGCACTTCGGGATGCCCGGTCAACAACCTGATCCCGGAATGGAACAATCTCATCTACCGCGGATTGTGGCGCGAGGCGCTTGACCGTTTGCATAAAACGAACAATTTCCCGGAATTCACCGGACGCGTATGTCCGGCTCCTTGCGAAGGTTCGTGTACGGTCGGCCTGATCGGCGATTCCGTAACGATCAAGACGATCGAATCCGCGATTATCGATAAAGGCTTCGAAGAAGGCTGGGTCGTTCCGCAGCCGCCGCATATGCGTACGGGCAAGAAAGTCGCAGTTGTCGGTTCTGGTCCTGCGGGTCTTGCAACTGCAGCGCAATTGAACAAAGCCGGTCACACGGTAACCGTATACGAGCGCGCAGACCGCATTGGCGGATTGCTGACTTACGGCATCCCCACGATGAAGCTGGAGAAGCATATCGTACAACGCCGCGTTGATTTGCTTGAGGCGGAAGGCGTTAATTTCGTCACGAACGCGGAAGTCGGCACGAACGTTCCCGCGGAACAGCTGATGAATGAGTTCGATGCGATCGTCCTCTGCGGCGGCGCTACTAAAGCGCGCGATGTAGAGATCGAAGGCCGCGACTTGAAAGGCGTTCATCTGGCGATGGACTATCTGAACGGCACCATCAAGAGCTACCTGGATTCCAACCTCGAAGACGGCAACTATATCAATGCAGAAGGCAAAGACGTGATCGTCATCGGCGGCGGCGATACAGGTACGGACTGCGTCGCGACGGCATTGCGCCATGGCTGCAAATCCGTTACTCAATTCGGTACGCATGCCAAAGCTCCACTGACGCGCGACAACGACAAGAACCCTTGGCCGCAATTCCCGAACGTGTATACGCTCGATTATGCACAAGAGGAAGCTCGCGCGCTATATGGTGAAGACCCTCGCGCCTTCTCCGTGTTGACGAAGAAATTCGTCGGCGACGAGAACGGCAACTTGAAAGAGCTGCACACGGTTCAGATCCAGCGTACGGTCGATGAAACCGGCCGTAAGATCTATCAAGAAATTCCGGGAACCGAGAAAGTTTGGCCAGCCGATCTCGTTATGATCGCTGTCGGTTTCGAAGGTCCGGAGAATACGCTGATCCAAAAGCTCGGACTTGAGCAAGACCGCCGTTCCAACGTGAAAGCTGCGTACGGCAAATATCAAACAAGCGTGGACAAAGTTTTCGCAGCAGGCGATATGCGCCGCGGACAAAGTTTGGTCGTTTGGGCGATCAACGAAGGACGCGAAGCGGCACGCGAAGTGGATCGTTATTTGATGGGAACTACGATGCTTCCTTAA